The following DNA comes from Mycobacteroides immunogenum.
GCAGGGGCAGCGCATCGCGTTCGAACCGCGCGACCCGTTCGGCCTCGCTCTCGACGTGAACCGGCTGATTGGCGGGATCTGCAATCTCTGTCACGGCGGTCCTTTCGGTAGCGACACCGACCATACGGATCGGCACCGACATCGGACGTTCGAGGCACGCCATTGTCACCTGCAATACCCCTTCCGTGTTGAGGACCATAGTCCGCTCGTTGCGGACAGACATCTCAACACCGACGCATGCCGGGGTATTTCCCAAACTATCCCGACTGTCAACTGGAAATTCACTGGACCCGGCACGCTACTGTCCCAGTCGTGGGTTCCAAGGCCGCCAAAGCTGCAACTCCAGCCGTCGCCGCACTGATTGCCGACGGGGCCGAATACGAACTGTTGCCGTATGAGCACCACGCGGGCGAGCACGCGTTCGGCGATGAGGCAGTCCGCGCGCTGACGGGCTCCGGGCTGGTTCCACACCAGATCTTCAAAACACTGTTGATCTCGCTGGATCGCGGATCCGAACTGGCCGTCGCGGTCATCCCGGTACCCGCGACGCTTTCGCTCAAGGCCGCGGCCGCCGCACTCGGCCGCGCCAAGGCGACGATGGCCGATCCCGCGGCAGCCGAGCGCAGCTCGGGTTATGTAGTCGGTGGCATCTCTCCGCTCGGCCAGCGCAAGCAGCTGCCCACCGTCATCGACGCGTCGGCCCTGACTTGGGATCGCATCTTGTGCAGTGCGGGCAAGCGCGGACTACAGATGGCGCTCGCTCCGGCAGACCTGGTCCGGCTCACCCGGGCTGTGACGGCACCCATCACAGCAGGGTGATCTGCTCCCCCACAGCGGCAGATCCGTCATCGGGCACCAGCAGCTCTGGCCCATTGTTCGCGACGCTGTTGACCAACGCGGACACGTGACGTGTTTCGATGCCTGCTGTGCTGTCCGGGGCGCGCAGCAGGCTTTGATCCAGATCGCGGTCGGGGTCTAACCAGCGGTCCCACGAATCGGGGCCGAGCAGCAACGGCATCCGATCGTGGATGTCTTGCAGCGGGCCGACCGCGTCGGTGGTGACGATCGTGCAGCTCAGCAGCGGGGCCGCGTTCAGACCTTGCTGACCGGCGGGTTTCCACACCGACCACAGACCCGCCGCGAACAACCGCACCCCATCGTCCGCATGCATGTAGAACGCGGTCTTGGTGCCGTCATGCTTGCGCCACTCGTACCAGCCGTCCATCGGCACCAGACACCGCTTGGACTGGGCCGCTGCGCGAAACGTCGCCGCGGTAGTGAGCGTTTCCGCGCGGGCGTTGATCAGCGGTGCGCCCTTGGACTCCGGACGGCCATCCGCACGCGCCTTGGCCCAGTTGGGCACCAGTCCCCAGCGCATGGCCCGAATTCTGCGGGTTGGGGTGTCGCCGGGCTCATGATGCCGCGCCACCACCGTGAGCACCGGATCCGTGGGTGCGACGTTGTAGTTCGGGATGGTGGGGAGCTGTTGAGGCGACCGCGGCGCCGGACTCACCACGCTCACCTCGTCCACCGCGTCGATCTGCGCGGCCAGCAGCGCCGGGTCGATCGTCACCGCGTACCGTCCGCACATATCGCCATGGTGCCACCCGGGGCCGACACCGCGACCGCCCGTCCGGGACAATGGGGCGGTGACGAGCGGACTCTGGCAGGCACCGACGATCGACGGTTCCATCAGCGCGACCATCACCATGCCCGGCTCAAAATCC
Coding sequences within:
- a CDS encoding aminoacyl-tRNA deacylase; translation: MGSKAAKAATPAVAALIADGAEYELLPYEHHAGEHAFGDEAVRALTGSGLVPHQIFKTLLISLDRGSELAVAVIPVPATLSLKAAAAALGRAKATMADPAAAERSSGYVVGGISPLGQRKQLPTVIDASALTWDRILCSAGKRGLQMALAPADLVRLTRAVTAPITAG
- a CDS encoding SOS response-associated peptidase, which encodes MCGRYAVTIDPALLAAQIDAVDEVSVVSPAPRSPQQLPTIPNYNVAPTDPVLTVVARHHEPGDTPTRRIRAMRWGLVPNWAKARADGRPESKGAPLINARAETLTTAATFRAAAQSKRCLVPMDGWYEWRKHDGTKTAFYMHADDGVRLFAAGLWSVWKPAGQQGLNAAPLLSCTIVTTDAVGPLQDIHDRMPLLLGPDSWDRWLDPDRDLDQSLLRAPDSTAGIETRHVSALVNSVANNGPELLVPDDGSAAVGEQITLL